A section of the Humulus lupulus chromosome 2, drHumLupu1.1, whole genome shotgun sequence genome encodes:
- the LOC133814379 gene encoding aquaporin NIP2-3-like, which produces MDTVDQAVSRGMSSRETNELTSSLNPKPQSHSTSSGFWTLYHEHFQPGLFRKMLAEVVSTFLLVFMTCAAAAISGSDERRISQLGASIAGGLIVTVMIYSVGHVSGAHMNPAVTIGFASFLRFPWKQVPFYALSQFTGAIAAAFTLRALLDPIHRIGTTTPSGSDTRALIMEIVVTFNMMFITSAVATDTKAVGELAGLAVGSSVCITSIVAGPVSGGSMNPARTLGPAIASREFKGLWVYFVGPVTGTLLGSCVYKVLQLSERKPIISPSISLRLRRMMSTNAAENDDKRPASPV; this is translated from the exons atggacACAGTAGATCAAGCAGTTTCAAGAGGCATGAGTAGTCGTGAGACAAACGAACTGACCTCTAGTCTGAATCCCAAACCCCAAAGTCATAGCACATCATCTGGTTTCTGGACTCTGTATCATGAGCACTTCCAACCTGGTCTTTTCAGAAAG ATGTTGGCAGAGGTGGTATCAACGTTCCTGCTGGTGTTCATGACATGCGCGGCAGCTGCCATAAGTGGAAGCGATGAACGAAGAATCTCGCAGCTGGGAGCATCGATTGCCGGTGGCCTCATTGTGACGGTCATGATCTACTCGGTTGGGCACGTCTCTGGAGCTCATATGAATCCTGCTGTCACCATTGGTTTTGCATCCTTTCTGCGCTTCCCATGGAAACAG GTCCCATTCTATGCATTATCTCAATTTACAGGAGCTATTGCAGCTGCATTTACACTGCGTGCACTTTTGGACCCAATACACCGTATTGGCACCACAACACCTTCTGGGAGTGATACTAGGGCCTTAATCATGGAAATTGTTGTAACTTTTAACATGATGTTTATCACTTCTGCTGTTGCAACTGATACTAAAGCC GTAGGAGAGCTTGCTGGTTTGGCTGTCGGTTCATCGGTTTGTATAACATCAATTGTTGCTGG GCCGGTGTCAGGTGGATCTATGAACCCAGCAAGAACATTAGGCCCAGCAATCGCGAGTAGAGAGTTCAAAGGGCTTTGGGTGTACTTTGTGGGTCCAGTGACTGGAACATTGCTTGGGTCATGTGTTTACAAGGTTCTTCAGCTGAGTGAGCGCAAGCCCATTATTTCTCCGTCGATTTCCCTTAGACTTCGTCGTATGATGAGCACTAACGCTGCCGAGAATGACGACAAACGCCCTGCTTCTCCTGTTTAA